CCTTTCCTCATTTAATCGTATGACTGGAGGAGCGATGAAAACGGCTCTGGTGTTGCTTTTATCAATCCCGCTGGCCGTGCTGGCCTACGGGACGGCGGAGCAGACCGACTGGTCCGGCGGCGACGGGGTGCCCGGTCCGGTAACCAACTGGGAGGACACCTTCGAGTCGGCGACCGACGTCAACTGGTCGGGCATACCGGGTAGATTCGTCCTGTCCGGTGAGGCGCTGGACACACCTGTTGAGCATCTGGTGGACGATGATATCAATTTTCCAAACTCGGTCTACGCGGCTGATTTGGACGGCGACGGCGATCAGGACGTCCTATGTGCAGCTTACAATGATAATGAAATCGCATGGTGGGAAAACCTAGATGGCTCAGGCATGAACTGGTACTTTCACTTCGTGGCCGTTAATTTTAACGGCGCCCAATCCGTTTACGCCGCAGATATAGACGGTGACGACGACCTTGACATACTGGGCGCCGCCGGTTTGGATGGGGATGTCGTCTGCTGGCTCAATGCCGACGGTGACGGGGGCAGTTGGACAAGAGTTCTAATCGATTACAATTTCCTCGGTGCTATTTCGGTTTACGCCGCGGACGTGGACGGAGACGACGACACCGACGTCATCGGAGCCGCATGGCGCGGGGATGAAATAGCGTGGTGGTCGAATGACGACGGTGCGGGAACTGACTGGACCAAACACACCGTGGAGAGCGACTACGACGGTGCGACGTGCGTTTACGCGGCTGATGTGGACGGAGACGACGATATCGACATCCTAGGCACAAGCTCTAGCTTCAACGAAATAGCTTGGTGGGAAAACACCGACGGATCGGGAACCTCCTGGATCAAACATGTGTTGAGCGGCGGGTTTGGTTCAGCCAACTCGGTTTGTGCGACCGACATGAACGGTGATGGGGACATAGATATCATCGGCTCGGCATACAGTCTAAACAGCATTTTCTGGTGGGAAAACAGAGACGGCTCTGGCTCAAGTTGGACCGACCACATGGTGGATAACAACTTTGAAGGAACCTGCTGGGTCTCCGCCGCCGATGTTGACGGCGATAACGACAAGGACATCCTTGGAGCGGCGTGCGTCGGGGACGACATCACCTGGTGGGAGAACATGGATGGTGAGGGAACCAGTTGGACCGAACACCTGGTCTTCGGCTACTTCGACGGCGCCGTTTCCGTTTATGCGGCCGACCTCGATGGCGATAAAGGCCTAGATGTTCTGGGGGCCTGCGCCTATGCGGATACCATCGCCTGGTGGGAGGTGACGGAGTTTCGGGATTCGGGAGAGCTGGCGAGTTCCATCCTGGACACCGGCGGCGGCGTGGGGTGGGGTGTCGTGGATTGGGTTGACGACGAGCCGGCTGACACCACGCTGACCGTCGAGGCCCGGGCGTCCGACAACGCCGGCGCGATGGGCGACTGGGTGGAAATCGCCGAGGACGACCTGTCCGACTACCTCCCCGACGGCCTGCGCTACCTCCAGTACCGGGTGGGCCTGGAATCCGCGACCGGCGAGGCCACACCGACGTTCAACTGGGTCAGGTTTTCCTGGAGCGATGACCCGGCGGTGGATGATGTGGAGCTGTCCGCCTCGGCCGCCGAGGATGGGATTCTCATCGGCTGGACGATTCGGGGCGATGTCCCCGCCAGGCTGCGGATTCTGCGCGAGGTGAACGGCGGCATATCTCCGCTCCACACCGATGCCCTCCCCGGTTCGGCGAGGCGCTACCTGGACCATGGCGTTGAGCCGGGATTCGAGTACCGCTACTGGCTGGAGGTCGTCGAGGCCGACGGGTCGGTTTCCCGCTTCGGTCCCACCGAGGCAGTGCACATCGAGTCGGAGGGGATAGCCTTGTCTCTGAGCGAGTCCTACCCCTCGCCGGCGTTGGACACGGTGTCCATCGCCCTTAACCTACCTGAGGATGGCCGCGTGGAGCTGACGGTTTACGACCTGGCCGGTAGGCGCATGGCGACGCTCGTTGACTCGGAGTTGACCGCGGGCCGCCACGAGGTTTCCTGGA
This DNA window, taken from bacterium, encodes the following:
- a CDS encoding FG-GAP-like repeat-containing protein, coding for MKTALVLLLSIPLAVLAYGTAEQTDWSGGDGVPGPVTNWEDTFESATDVNWSGIPGRFVLSGEALDTPVEHLVDDDINFPNSVYAADLDGDGDQDVLCAAYNDNEIAWWENLDGSGMNWYFHFVAVNFNGAQSVYAADIDGDDDLDILGAAGLDGDVVCWLNADGDGGSWTRVLIDYNFLGAISVYAADVDGDDDTDVIGAAWRGDEIAWWSNDDGAGTDWTKHTVESDYDGATCVYAADVDGDDDIDILGTSSSFNEIAWWENTDGSGTSWIKHVLSGGFGSANSVCATDMNGDGDIDIIGSAYSLNSIFWWENRDGSGSSWTDHMVDNNFEGTCWVSAADVDGDNDKDILGAACVGDDITWWENMDGEGTSWTEHLVFGYFDGAVSVYAADLDGDKGLDVLGACAYADTIAWWEVTEFRDSGELASSILDTGGGVGWGVVDWVDDEPADTTLTVEARASDNAGAMGDWVEIAEDDLSDYLPDGLRYLQYRVGLESATGEATPTFNWVRFSWSDDPAVDDVELSASAAEDGILIGWTIRGDVPARLRILREVNGGISPLHTDALPGSARRYLDHGVEPGFEYRYWLEVVEADGSVSRFGPTEAVHIESEGIALSLSESYPSPALDTVSIALNLPEDGRVELTVYDLAGRRMATLVDSELTAGRHEVSWNCAEIPSGVYLYRLETSAGSLTNRLVIGR